One genomic region from Rosa rugosa chromosome 1, drRosRugo1.1, whole genome shotgun sequence encodes:
- the LOC133725377 gene encoding inorganic pyrophosphatase 1-like: MAGIVVVFDFDKTIIDCDSDNWVVDGLGATDLFNQLLPTMPWNSLMDRMMKELHSQGKTIEDIVEVLKRTPIHPRIVPAIKAAHALGCDLRIVSDANLFFIETILNHLGLEEYFSEINTNRGYVDEEGRVRISPFCDFTNSPHGCSLCPPNMCKSVIIERIQASTEGRKRMIYLGDGVGDYCPSLKLKEGDFVMPRKNFPLFDKICQNPLALKAEIHEWTDGEELEHILLNLINTIAVEESAAAQFITSDCKLQTISVSSHEAFPKALPVQQ; the protein is encoded by the exons ATGGCCGGAATTGTGGTGGTTTTTGACTTTGACAAGACCATCATCGACTGCGACAGCGACAACTGGGTCGTCGATGGGTTGGGTGCCACTGACTTGTTCAATCAGCTCCTCCCCACCATGCCTTGGAACTCTCTCATG GATAGGATGATGAAGGAGCTTCATTCACAAGGAAAAACGATTGAGGACATTGTGGAGGTGCTCAAAAGGACTCCAATTCATCCCAGAATTGTGCCAGCCATTAAAGCAGCTCATGCTTTAGG atgtgatttgaggattgtgagtGATGCAAATCTGTTTTTCATCGAGACGATTTTGAATCATCTTGGTCTGGAGGAATATTTCTCAGAAATCAACACTAACCGAGGTTATGTTGATGAAGAAGGAAGGGTTAGGATTTCACCTTTCTGTGATTTCACCAATTCCCCTCATGGCTGCAGCCTCTGCCCTCCTAATATGTGCAAG AGTGTGATAATTGAGAGAATCCAAGCTTCGACTGAAGGGAGGAAAAGGATGATCTACTTGGGTGATGGAGTTGGTGATTACTGCCCAAGCTTGAAGCTCAAGGAAGGAGATTTCGTAATGCCAAGGAAGAATTTCCCACTTTTTGATAAGATTTGCCAGAATCCTCTGGCTCTGAAGGCCGAGATTCATGAGTGGACTGATGGAGAAGAGCTTGAGCACATTTTGCTCAACCTGATCAACACAATCGCCGTGGAAGAGAGTGCTGCTGCTCAGTTCATTACGAGTGACTGCAAGTTACAGACCATCTCTGTTTCTAGTCATGAGGCCTTCCCTAAAGCTCTCCCAGTTCAGCAGTAG